From the genome of Candidatus Electrothrix communis, one region includes:
- a CDS encoding BrnT family toxin, whose product MSLQFEWDKKKAASNLKKHKVSFNEASSVFSDPLALIFDDERHSQPDELREIIIGNSVKRRLLLVSYTERSQDVIRIISSRAATKHEQRNYEENS is encoded by the coding sequence ATGAGCCTGCAATTCGAATGGGATAAAAAGAAGGCCGCAAGTAACCTCAAGAAGCATAAGGTTAGCTTTAATGAGGCGTCTTCAGTTTTTAGCGATCCGTTGGCCTTGATTTTCGACGATGAGAGGCATTCACAGCCTGATGAATTACGAGAAATTATCATTGGAAATTCAGTAAAAAGGCGGCTACTGCTGGTAAGCTACACTGAGCGCTCACAAGACGTTATTCGTATAATTAGTTCGCGTGCAGCCACGAAACATGAGCAGAGGAATTATGAAGAAAACAGCTGA